Proteins co-encoded in one Echeneis naucrates chromosome 22, fEcheNa1.1, whole genome shotgun sequence genomic window:
- the ccdc170 gene encoding coiled-coil domain-containing protein 170 — translation MENSEVDKSNEKERLKMRIAVLEESVKSSEVECKASRETVLRLVAELDRERRKAASSAAALDSLKVELDDLVVGRRSVEMDKETLMERLEASKRVTEAARRESSCLEKQVEELERKLRSSQGEIQAAENKLQMFLKRVAGLLRVQPENVTLPTEEDILQTLDKTMSEMDTRLCRVSEELREQTQLQHSTLQRAQLAEQEVQHLRESLQGLEAELLTADMHRDGLQHSKQHYEEFLEQLSETMMVDSIALDLGFDMRLNLILSRVEQLIKQEGSALIESKSLTYSLQRKLKSQKDQLESKGLHIQLLRKKVSDLEEEKRCRSSLAVERDDAHVEARKLQKKVERLQAELKAAKLSNTEPKAQLSHTNELKLKVMEQSQTVQEQENKLDQLVEKKKTREDQQ, via the exons ATGGAAAACTCTGAG GTGGACAAGTCAAATGAGAAGGAGAGGCTGAAGATGCGAATTGCTGTTTTGGAGGAAAGTGTGAAGTCGTCTGAGGTGGAGTGTAAAGCCAGCAGAGAGACAGTCCTGAGGCTGGTGGCGGAGTTGGACCGAGAAAGGAGGAAGGCTgccagcagtgcagcagcactCGATTCACTCAAAGTG GAGTTAGACGACTTGGTGGTGGGAAGGAGGAGTGTTGAGATGGATAAAGAAACTCTGATGGAGAGGCTGGAGGCCAGCAAGAGGGTGACAGAGGCTGCAAGGCGAGAGTCGAGCTGTTTGGAGAAACAGGTGGAAGAGCTGGAAAGGAAGCTACGGTCCAGTCAAGGGGAGATTCAGGCAGCTGAAAACAAATTACAGATGTTCCTGAAAAGGGTGGCAGGCCTGCTGCGAGTTCAGCCTGAAAATGTCACCCTGCCCACAGAAGAAGATATTTTACAGACACTGGACAAG ACTATGTCAGAGATGGATACCAGGCTGTGTCGTGTctctgaggagctgagggagcAGACGCAGCTCCAGCACAGCACACTACAGAGGGCGCAGCTCGCAGAGCAGGAAGTCCAGCACCTGAGGGAGAGCCTGCAAGGTCTGGAGGCTGAGCTGCTGACGGCGGACATGCATCGTGATGGacttcaacacagcaaacagcat TATGAGGAGTTCCTGGAACAGCTGTCAGAGACAATGATGGTCGACAGTATTGCTCTGGATTTAGGCTTCGACATGAGACTGAACCTCATCCTGTCACGTGTAGAACAACTTATCAAACAAGAAGGAAGTGCTTTGATAGAGAGCAAAAGTTTGACTTATAGTTTGCAGCGAAAG CTGAAATCACAGAAGGATCAACTAGAAAGCAAAGGACTCCACATCCAGCTGCTGAGGAAGAAGGTGTCGGActtggaggaggagaagagatgCCGCTCATCTTTGGCTGTGGAAAGAGATGATGCTCATGTGGAGGCCaggaagctgcagaaaaaagtGGAGCGTctccaggcagagctgaagGCCGCCAAGCTGTCCAACACGGAGCCGAAGGCCCAGCTCTCCCACACCAACGAGCTCAAG TTGAAAGTCATGGAACAGAGTCAGACCGTGCAGGAGCAGGAAAACAAGCTTGATCAGCtggtggagaagaagaagaccaGAGAGGACCAGCAATAG
- the rmnd1 gene encoding required for meiotic nuclear division protein 1 homolog — MLLRRLWFRLGAQRPGERKPVCICASAALSQSRKIHTCESNPRSQSNSTGPGISGTFYPNTPHQQLKHLRHALLAFHGFRSFNSSLFNESGTVSRQNRFYSSDLVKSMLKSTIKPVTVPGKRVPKGPRTKQPSRANQPSLNEDKDMMQCIAFATADQYHLPTLCHDLISHGFQEIDLPRDASNVLVISTDKAAKPDDNALIFFFREGSVVFWNVEEKTMKKVLRILEHHEIQPYEVALVHWENEEINYAVGEGNTKLERGNFILSDEMDQHEAVLEKFAFSNALCLSVKLAIWEVSLDDFVESIQSIPETLKSGKKVKLSSAEVMQKIGELFALRHCINLRSDLLLTPDFYWDRENLEKLYDKTCQFLSINRRVNVVNEKLEHCTQLTDLMRSHLSEKHSLRLEWMIVILITIEVMFELAKMIF; from the exons ATGCTTCTCCGAAGGTTGTGGTTCAGACTGGGGGCACAGCGGCCTGGAGAGAGGAAACCAGTCTGCATCTGTGCCTCAGCAGCTCTCTCCCAGTCCAGGAAAATACATACCTGTGAGTCCAACCCCAGGTCTCAGTCGAACTCCACTGGCCCAGGGATCTCAGGAACCTTTTATCCAAACACTCCTcaccaacagctgaaacatCTAAGACATGCTCTGCTGGCTTTCCATGGATTTAGAAGTTTTAACAGCTCTTTGTTTAATGAGTCTGGGACAGTGAGTAGACAGAATCGTTTTTATTCGTCAGACCTCGTGAAGTCAATGTTAAAGTCAACTATCAAACCAGTGACGGTGCCTGGAAAAAGGGTTCCCAAAGGACCGAGGACGAAGCAACCTTCTAGAGCCAATCAGCCCTCACTGAATGAGGACAAG gatATGATGCAATGTATTGCCTTTGCAACGGCAGATCAGTATCATCTGCCAACACTTTGCCATGACTTGATAAGCCACGGCTTCCAGGAGATAGATTTACCCCGAG atgCTTCAAATGTGCTGGTAATAAGTACAGACAAGGCTGCAAAACCAGATGATAATgctctcatcttcttcttcag GGAAGGCTCTGTAGTTTTCTGGAACGTCGAGGAGAAAACG ATGAAAAAGGTGCTGAGAATATTGGAGCACCATGAGATCCAGCCTTATGAAGTTGCTTTGGTCCACTGGGAAAATGAAGAGATAAACTACGCTGTTGGAGA AGGAAATACAAAGCTCGAGCGCGGCAACTTTATTCTGAGTGATGAAATGGATCAACATGAAGCTGTTCTGGAGAAATTTGCGTTTTCTAAcgctctgtgtttgtcag TGAAACTGGCGATATGGGAGGTGTCACTAGACGACTTTGTGGAGTCAATTCAGTCAATTCCAGAG ACACTGAAGTCTGGCAAAAAAGTGAAGTTGTCTTCTGCTGAGGTTATGCAGAAAATTGGAGAGCTTTTTGCGTTACG ACACTGTATAAACCTGAGGTCCGACCTGCTTCTCACACCTGATTTCTACTGGGACAGAGAAAACCTGGAAAAACTCTATGATAAGACCTGCCAGTTCCTCAGCATCAACCGCAGGGTCAAT GTTGTGAATGAGAAACTGGAACATTGCACACAGTTGACGGACCTGATGAGGAGCCACCTGAGTGAGAAGCACAGCTTGAGGTTGGAGTGGATGATAGTCATCCTCATCACCATAGAG gTTATGTTTGAACTTGCAAAAATGATCTTCTGA
- the akap12a gene encoding titin has product MGDAQSAQREESGKAEDTEDKPFKNNKQISEINGKADSATAQVNAHCEDEMAAEDEDISKTATSLKGEVENVEMNGKEAANEADAHEDVPLEMTEMDVKQNDINEGFRRFFRNIGLKLTVKKGTAENAEMAADEMNQEEFVEVATEETKSEEHTDLKTAPETYDNDSTTCPTLTDATSEDVLQNAEEKTTDAKEVAESDIVDASPAHDDEKVQQDAALDEDQQPTSESEVVVSPIKRFFTTGIFSGLQKKKKLTEDEISEKELMEIERKHTVEEAEGCVNAQQEKEEISLGVEADPDETGQKDNKLKEEILPAASAQATDDAVSITVNEPEILSYQEKVQASPLKRLLSGSNLKKLSKKQKGRRSSDSRLSDFGDQFSDQLLSFKEPTEHQKEESPAAGEEGAWASFRKLVTPKKHPKTSAETQIPGSEEQTKPSDREQISSYSTEEGKKRKDSSVSWDAVLCGSGRRRSRSRKTSDSEDETPPAENDNKKHQSPPESSNEVDESSHKKSGSPSEADGGSTWKSFKKLVTPKRKLKDEEENRDTAQSDSEVPRDDSSFSIKKLLPGRKKSKSSEKQDQTSSDEADKDVASADEDSETPAVVPLSEFDAVETGVHIQTQAAVESHVPKEAEYELQHDLQDHTAEPLVPFDNLPTEIKKAQDEQDVLENEGSTTPTSNEEAEDLTEIISKHQQLSDIPEEGIITETMATPASAAEETARDDTLAEDLIEITSEAITAPEPVDVTLTDETEMISAVSQLSESSKTSGNTTPVPEEQDVKQTETLLHQVVETISTSPKEGLLCSDEINPERIVGSVSHQVLEMFLKEEPAILEIHRSSDATAINIGLNVEELDAANKHAVKPQRESVSEVNQSVSKESVPEVPSVRLDTAEIGVDEVHEVSVSHPEESIKELDSTDDSQTTEAVFLEALPEDEEIVADEGSVVGLHQEEIVADKGSVVQICQEEIVAEEGSVVQIPQEEEIVADEGSVVGLHQEEIVADKGSVVQICQEEIVAEEGSVVQLPQEEEIVAEEGSVVQLPQEEEIVAEEGSVVQIPQEEEIVADEGSVVRICQEEIVAEEGSVVQLPQEEEIVAEEGSVVQIPQEEEIVAEEGSVVQIPQEEEIVADEGSVVQIPQEEEIVADEGSVVGLHQEEEIVADEVSVVGLHQEEIVADEGSVVQLPQEEKPLEMDSHKAESAATQEGESKDGGVEQEVQTLTQNEDQVLQNITDQVEVEDKDKLPVEELQEAAMLNSEGGGVQLHEREIISEDSPATETHESKEETGHLTEDNVEAEREDEPQADDTEAEHVEEADVLETVRASLLDSEEGGAHLIATETGTPKEESVQLPEGEVPSKDIPTQSGTDETKEATENVSEISAEPENKELKTIALNTDNHQVAEVLQTMQEPTPASEEGGVQLLDKDEISETTAEVETVPDELKVETESLVDDDKPVDALETEHAPEIEAEAAQVTNLVSEEDGVQPPEKTDISEAIPEAETLDPTREPESNAEPEEDVPEVSLSRVNDVETEAEAEVKESMGTESGEEGRAEKPEKQISAEGDPEPDSINATASVTEEIQAELSRALEHNEEKPREITPQEDRAVQEDNATETVGELQTLAAVNGETADVQVRENVFSEMTPPTCVNNAEVTHEPEHEVHLSTVHVSIEGELPAAEVKNAVFEDALVSQVVTCYLKEASAAIPDASTAKTSENHKALIDTETSVQEFEETVMSAAPQDDDEVTESAEEGREVPTAQIEDSSSIQVQVVDVDVKSAQTIVDRVLQVGVTETKEVIDVCQETFEEVDHLSATSQTEELINEEKVTVREVIQHVKEKLPAAESLNVAMTEEAAAAAQQEVEDLTQTFVIPGSSDIICNPKEDLEETKPQLETSEADFKTEEVKLPSEELDRKKISEEAQISQMTQSQIVTHSNTGLVVPQNAGIISSVGSVDSPSSISLEFKINIQFGQAKAAVPPQPAEEKDELVKKTDVSQVEPEKEIIPPQSVDSQRQTEPTEASGQATEIRETVHSATAEKMVVMNQPILLDMGVQAIETVEPVEEIKSTERVTLNVQATETIQPVRQTEKREVFLSQPVLSEAVQETKPKEPVKPTKEENEDVWLDAEEEIYSQKETESSVERAEEPRKAESDQEEKTATPRGETAPAAKTEDEESQEEILKADATCEIESEGEDFAFALEQPETASASVSKLEED; this is encoded by the exons ATGGGAGACGCTCAGTCTGCGCAGCGGGAGGAGAGCGGAAAAGCGGAGGACACTGAAGACAAG CCATTCAAAAATAACAAGCAAATCTCTGAGATCAATGGAAAAGCAGACAGCGCCACAGCACAAGTAAACGCTCACTGCGAGGATGAGATGGCTGCAGAGG ACGaagacatttcaaaaacagCAACGTCACTTAAAGGGGAAgtggaaaatgttgaaatgaatggaaaggaAGCAGCAAATGAAGCCGATGCTCATGAAGACGTCCCTCTGGAAATGACTGAAATGGATGTGAAACAGAATGATATCAATGAAGGTTTTAGGAGGTTTTTCAGGAACATTGGTCTGAAGCTGACAGTGAAAAAGGGCACGGCTGAAAACGCTGAAATGGCAGCAGATGAGATGAACCAGGAAGAATTTGTGGAAGTCGCCACAGAAGAAACCAAAAGTGAAGAGCATACGGACCTGAAAACAGCGCCGGAGACTTATGACAACGATTCCACAACATGTCCCACCCTGACGGATGCAACATCGGAAGACGTTCTACAAAatgcagaggagaaaacaacagaCGCCAAAGAGGTGGCTGAATCTGATATCGTAGATGCTTCACCTGCACATGACGATGAAAAGGTGCAACAGGATGCCGCACTCGATGAAGACCAACAGCCAACATCCGAATCAGAGGTTGTTGTGTCTCCAATTAAAAGGTTTTTCACAACTGGAATCTTCTCtggactgcagaagaaaaagaagctcaCGGAAGACGAGATAAGTGAGAAAGAGCTGATGGAGATAGAGCGAAAGCACACAGTGGAAGAAGCAGAGGGATGTGTAAATGCACAACAAGAAAAGGAGGAGATCAGTTTGGGTGTTGAGGCAGATCCAGATGAGACGGGACAGAAGGACAACAAACTTAAAGAGGAGATTCTTCCTGCAGCATCAGCTCAGGCGACAGACGATGCAGTAAGCATCACCGTCAACGAGCCTGAAATTCTCAGTTATCAAGAGAAAGTTCAAGCCAGCCCTCTGAAAAGGCTCCTGTCGGGGTCTAATTTAAAGAAACTCTCCAAAAAGCAGAAAGGCAGGAGATCAAGTGACAGTAGGCTGTCAGACTTTGGAGATCAGTTTTCAGATCAGCTCCTGTCATTTAAGGAGCCAACCGAGCATCAGAAGGAGGAGAGccctgcagcaggagaggagggagcGTGGGCTTCTTTCAGAAAGCTTGTGACTCCAAAAAAGCACCCGAAGACGTCCGCTGAGACACAAATCCCAGGCTCAGAGGAGCAAACGAAACCAAGTGACAGGGAGCAAATATCCAGTTACAGCACAGAAGAAGGCAAAAAACGAAAAGACTCTTCTGTGTCGTGGGACGCCGTTCTGTGCGGATCTGGGAGGAGAAGGAGTCGAAGTAGGAAGACATCAGACTCTGAGGATGAAACGCCTCCAGCTGAAAATGACAACAAGAAGCATCAGTCGCCACCAGAAAGTTCCAACGAGGTCGATGAAAGTTCCCACAAAAAATCAGGAAGTCCTTCAGAGGCTGACGGAGGATCTACGTGGAAATCCTTTAAAAAACTGGTCACCCCAAAAAGGAAGCTCAAGGAcgaggaggaaaacagagatACTGCACAGTCTGACAGTGAGGTTCCTCGGGATGATTCCTCGTTCTCAATAAAGAAACTTCTCCCagggagaaaaaagagcaaGTCCTCTGAAAAGCAGGACCAAACATCTTCAGATGAGGCTGATAAGGATGTAGCTTCAGCCGATGAAGATTCAGAGACACCCGCTGTGGTCCCGCTGTCTGAGTTTGATGCAGTTGAAACCGGAGTTCACATACAAACGCAGGCTGCGGTAGAAAGCCACGTCCCGAAGGAAGCAGAGTATGAACTGCAGCACGACCTCCAGGATCATACGGCCGAACCTCTCGTGCCTTTTGACAACCTGCCAACTGAGATAAAGAAAGCCCAAGACGAGCAGGATGTTTTAGAAAATGAGGGATCTACCACTCCTACTTCAAATgaagaagcagaagaccttACAGAAATAATCAGTAAACATCAACAGCTCAGTGATATTCCAGAGGAGGGCATAATTACAGAGACCATGGCCACTCCGGCTTCAGCCGCCGAAGAGACAGCACGAGACGACACACTCGCAGAGGATCTGATAGAAATCACGTCTGAGGCCATAACTGCTCCAGAGCCTGTGGACGTTACCCTGACAGACGAAACTGAGATGATCTCTGCAGTTTCTCAGCTATCAGAGTCTTCAAAAACATCTGGCAACACAACCCCAGTCCCAGAAGAACAGGAtgtcaaacagacagagacgCTCCTGCATCAGGTGGTTGAAACCATCTCCACGAGCCCAAAGGAAGGCCTGCTGTGCTCAGATGAGATTAACCCCGAAAGAATAGTTGGATCCGTCTCACATCAAGTGCTCGAAATGTTTCTAAAAGAGGAGCCAGCAATTCTGGAAATACACAGGAGCTCTGATGCAACTGCCATTAACATTGGCCTGAATGTTGAAGAGCTGGACGCAGCGAATAAACATGCAGTAAAACCCCAAAGAGAGAGTGTATCTGAAGTCAACCAAAGTGTTTCCAAAGAAAGTGTACCTGAAGTTCCTTCTGTGAGATTGGACACTGCTGAAATTGGTGTAGATGAAGTTCATGAGGTCAGTGTTTCACATCCAGAAGAAAGTATAAAAGAATTAGACAGCACGGATGACAGCCAGACGACTGAAGCTGTGTTTTTAGAAGCTTTACCTGAAGATGAAGAGATTGTTGCAGACGAAGGTTCTGTAGTCGGACTCCATCAAGAAGAGATTGTTGCAGACAAAGGTTCTGTGGTCCAAATCTGTCAAGAAGAGATTGTTGCAGAGGAAGGTTCTGTGGTCCAAATCCCTCAAGAAGAAGAGATTGTTGCAGACGAAGGTTCTGTGGTCGGACTCCATCAAGAAGAGATTGTTGCAGACAAAGGTTCTGTGGTCCAAATCTGTCAAGAAGAGATTGTTGCAGAGGAAGGTTCTGTGGTCCAGCTCCCTCAAGAAGAAGAGATTGTTGCAGAGGAAGGTTCTGTGGTCCAGCTCCCTCAAGAAGAAGAGATTGTTGCAGAGGAAGGTTCTGTGGTCCAAATCCCTCAAGAAGAAGAGATTGTTGCAGACGAAGGTTCTGTGGTCCGAATCTGTCAAGAAGAGATTGTTGCAGAGGAAGGTTCTGTGGTCCAGCTCCCTCAAGAAGAAGAGATTGTTGCAGAGGAAGGTTCTGTGGTCCAAATCCCTCAAGAAGAAGAGATTGTTGCAGAGGAAGGTTCTGTGGTCCAAATCCCTCAAGAAGAAGAGATTGTTGCAGATGAAGGTTCTGTGGTCCAAATCCCTCAAGAAGAAGAGATTGTTGCAGATGAAGGTTCTGTGGTTGGACTCCATCAAGAAGAAGAGATTGTTGCAGACGAAGTTTCTGTGGTCGGACTCCATCAAGAAGAGATTGTTGCAGATGAAGGTTCTGTGGTCCAGCTCCCTCAAGAAGAAAAGCCTTTAGAAATGGACTCTCACAAAGCAGAATCAGCTGCTACACAGGAAGGTGAAAGTAAAGATGGAGGTGTAGAGCAGGAAGTCCAAACTCTGACACAAAACGAAGATCAAGTCTTACAAAACATCACAGATCAAGTTGAAGTGGAGGATAAAGATAAACTACCTGTGGAGGAGTTACAAGAAGCTGCCATGTTAAATTCAGAGGGGGGAGGAGTCCAACTGCATGAAAGGGAAATAATATCCGAAGACAGTCCTGCAACTGAAACACATGAATCCAAAGAGGAAACAGGGCATCTCACTGAAGATAATGTtgaggcagagagggaagaTGAACCCCAAGCAGATGATACTGAAGCTGAGCACGTTGAAGAGGCAGACGTTTTAGAAACGGTTCGGGCATCCCTGTTAGATTCAGAGGAAGGCGGTGCTCATCTGATTGCTACAGAAACAGGAACACCCAAAGAAGAAAGTGTTCAACTGCCTGAAGGGGAAGTACCATCGAAGGATATTCCCACACAAAGTGGgacagatgaaacaaaagaagcaacAGAGAATGTCTCTGAAATTAGTGCCGAGCCAGAAAACAAAGAACTGAAGACAATCGCTCTAAATACCGACAATCATCAAGTTGCAGAAGTTTTACAAACTATGCAAGAACCCACACCAGCTTCAGAGGAGGGTGGTGTGCAATTGCTTGACAAAGACGAGATATCAGAGACCACAGCAGAGGTAGAAACTGTTCCGGATGAACTCAAAGTGGAAACTGAATCTCTCGTTGATGACGATAAGCCAGTTGATGCTTTAGAAACTGAACATGCTCCAGAAATAGAAGCAGAAGCTGCACAAGTAACAAACTTAGTCTCAGAAGAAGACGGTGTCCAACCACCTGAAAAAACAGACATATCGGAGGCAATTCCAGAGGCGGAAACTTTAGATCCAACACGGGAACCTGAAAGCAACGCAGAGCCAGAAGAAGATGTGCCAGAAGTTTCACTGTCTCGTGTAAATGATGTTGAAACTGAAGCAGAGGCTGAAGTGAAGGAATCTATGGGGACAGAAAGTGGTGAAGAGGGGCGTGCTGAGAAACCTGAGAAGCAAATATCAGCTGAAGGTGATCCTGAACCAGACTCTATAAATGCCACTGCCTCAGTTACAGAGGAAATACAGGCAGAACTGAGCCGGGCTTTAGAGCATAATGAGGAGAAGCCAAGAGAGATCACGCCACAAGAAGATCGGGCTGTGCAGGAAGACAACGCCACTGAAACTGTAGGTGAGCTACAAACATTAGCAGCTGTTAACGGGGAAACAGCTGATGTTCAGGTCagagaaaatgtcttttctgaAATGACCCCGCCGACTTGTGTAAACAATGCTGAAGTTACACACGAACCTGAGCATGAGGTGCATCTAAGCACAGTTCACGTCAGTATTGAAGGGGAACTTCCAGCAGCCGAGGTGAAGAACGCTGTGTTTGAGGATGCCTTAGTCAGCCAGGTGGTCACATGCTATCTGAAAGAGGCCTCAGCTGCCATACCGGACGCTTCAACGGCGAAGACATCAGAAAATCACAAAGCTTTGATAGACACGGAAACAAGTGTGCAAGAGTTTGAGGAGACGGTCATGTCTGCGGCACcgcaggatgatgatgaagtgacTGAGAGcgcagaggaaggcagagaggtcCCAACAGCACAGATTGAGGACAGTAGCAGCATTCAGGTGCAGGTGGTTGACGTCGATGTGAAATCAGCCCAGACGATTGTTGACCGAGTGCTTCAGGTCGGGGTGACAGAGACCAAAGAAGTTATAGATGTTTGCCAGGAAACATTTGAGGAAGTGGACCATCTCTCTGCCACATCACAGACTGAAGAATTAATTAACGAGGAAAAGGTGACTGTCCGAGAAGTCATTCAACATGTGAAGGAAAAATTACCAGCAGCTGAATCGCTGAATGTCGCCATGACAGAAGAGGCCGCGGCTGCTGCACAGCAAGAGGTGGAGGATCTCACACAAACATTCGTTATTCCTGGAAGTTCAGACATAATCTGTAATCCGAAGGAGGATTTGGAGGAAACTAAACCCCAACTGGAAACCTCTGAAGCAGATTTCAAAACTGAAGAGGTGAAATTACCATCAGAggaattagacagaaagaaaattagTGAGGAAGCACAAATATCACAGATGACCCAGAGCCAGATTGTAACCCACAGCAACACTGGATTAGTAGTCCCACAAAACGCCGGAATAATTTCCTCTGTAGGAAGTGTGGATTCTCCCTCTAGTATTTCCTTagaattcaaaataaacatacagTTTGGGCAAGCAAAGGCAGCAGTTCCTCCACAgcctgcagaagaaaaagatgaactGGTAAAGAAGACGGACGTGTCTCAAGTTGAACCTGAAAAGGAAATAATTCCCCCACAAAGTGTCGAcagccagagacagacagagccgACTGAGGCGTCTGGTCAGGCAACAGAAATCAGAGAAACAGTGCACTcagccacagcagaaaaaatggTGGTCATGAATCAACCGATACTGCTGGATATGGGCGTGCAGGCCATAGAAACAGTAGAACCAGTGGAGGAAATCAAATCCACAGAGAGAGTGACCCTCAACGTCCAGGCGACAGAGACAATACAGCCTGTGAGgcaaacagagaagagagaggtgTTCCTGAGCCAGCCGGTGCTGTCTGAAGCTGTCCAAGAAACGAAACCAAAGGAACCCGTGAAGCCAACcaaggaggaaaatgaagatgTGTGGCTGGATGCCGAGGAAGAAATTTACTCTCAAAAGGAAACAGAGTCGTCGGTTGAACGGGCAGAGGAACCTCGAAAGGCAGAAAGTGACCAGGAGGAAAAGACGGCGACACCTCGAGGTGAAACAGCTCCTGCTGCCAAGACTGAGGACGAGGAAAGTCAAGAAGAAATCCTCAAAGCTGACGCAACGTGCGAAATTGAGAGTGAAGGTGAAGATTTTGCTTTTGCACTCGAGCAACCGGAAACTGCAAGCGCAAGCGTCAGTAAGCTCGAGGAGGATTAA